The Hypanus sabinus isolate sHypSab1 chromosome 23, sHypSab1.hap1, whole genome shotgun sequence genome includes the window AAAATGGCAGTTTAGATGTCCATTTAAGTACACCAAATATTCCCCTTGTAAAAAGGGATGTTACACTAAAAACCAGCTCTGAAGATGGGAATAAAAATCAACAGCTCAATTTTGCACCAAATTCTAATTTTAAAATACTCGATAACTGGCAGCAGACATTGGTGCTTATTCTGCTAGCTGTATCTTTATGGGAGGTTCTAGCATCAGCACTGGATTGGGTTACAGATGATGGGCTGTATGACTACTTGGATTTTGTGGACGCTGTTGATCGCTATGGCAGACAGTGGGTTTGGGGATATTTGGGTACAGCTGGAGCAGCTTTTAGCATTGGTATCCTTGTGGACAGGCTGGACTGTTTGCTCAATACGCATACCTCAAGAAATGCTGTGCACTTCTATGCTTATGCTGCAGTACTTTTATTGGCACTTATTGTTGGAGTATTACATCCAGTACACACTGCTAAGAAAAATGATGCAGTCAACCAAACTTTTAAAGGTTTACATCTATTGGGAAGTGATGGAAGAGCTATCTTGTATGCAGTTACGGTCTTGATCACAGGAGCTATTGGATCTACAATAAATAATTTCCTATTTTGGCAAATGCAGGACAAAGGAAGCAGTGAGGCATATATGGGTACTGCTGTGGCAATTGGGTTTCTGGCTGAGTTTTCATTTTTCCATTTCAAAGACAAAATGTTAAATATCCTTTCATTCTCTGGAACAATGGGATTTGCCCTAATCTGTCTGGCAGCTCAGCTGCTCTACTATTCATTCCTATGGTCTTCTTGGGCAGTATTGCCTGTTCAAGTTTTAAATGCATTTAGCAATAGTGCCTTGTGGTTGGCTGTTCTGAGTCAGTCTAGTGATATAGCTACTCCTGGCACTGAAAGAACACTCCATAAGATCTACCATTGGATATCTTTTGGTCTGGGTGCGTGTTCTGGCAGCTTTTGCAGTGGCTtcattgtgaatagttttggcaTAGAAAGGCTTTTTCAAGCATGCTCTGTTACTGCCATAGTTTGGGCAGTGTTTTTTCTCATTATACAATCAAAAATCCCTCGACAAAAGAGGTTAAACTACTCACGACTGTTAGCTGATACTAGTGATCTGAGTGACTCAGATGATGAGCAAAATAATGACTGGCTTGTTAAAGCTCTGAAAAATGATAACTTTTTAATGAAGTGACCAGTTTACTTATTTTGTGTTCCCTGCTGAATAAACAAATCTAAATAGTTAGCAAATATTGTCAGGTTCATTTAAGAATCCAGACCAAGATGTGGGatagaaatttttaaatttgATATCCTAGTTTCTATTAAATGAGTAATGCTATCAGATATTGCAAACTAATTCTATTTCAGggggcttctcattcaaataagCACTTTTATCTGCAAAACTGCAAGATTATTTTTAATGAAAATAAATTACGGAAAATAGTTTTTTTGAGTAACTAGAATATTTAAAATATTCCTGTAATAGTGAAGGTGGGTGTAATTGTTTATGCAGTGTCTCTAATATAAAACATGCCTATGTGATGTACAGTGAACAATAGGAGGAACAGAAGTATTCTACACTGAATATATTATGATCCATAGTTTCATTGTTTTAAATAGAAAAGTTATGCCATACAAAGTTCACCACTTAAAATATCAATATCTACACAAATAATGCATTTATGAAGCACCTCCACATTATGCTCTCAGGGTTATCAAAATGTCACAGCCATAGTTGTCTTTGTATCTGTCTCAATTTTCCTTTCTGCCCTTATTGAACATGTACATACTCTTGCTCACTCCTTTCTGTTTGTGTGCACACCTGTATTTGTGTCTCCTTCACACCACTGTCATGCTTTAGAATACCCTTGAATATATCTAAAGCCTACGTTCAGTTTCTTGCTTAGTTGCTCAGCATCTATGGTGGAGGTTTGGTTCAAAGTTCTGGTTTATCCCTTTTTTGTGGCAATTGATGTATAATATTGTGATGGCCTTGTGGGTGGAGAAAAGCAATTGCAGTGTTTTTTTAAACAATAGGGAATTGAGACAAGTTTTCATTTAAAATGTCAAGTAGATGATTCATGTTTTTCAGTCTCTAACAAATTTTTATGCAAGGTCATACTTTGAAATCTTGGTTAGAATATATCCGTTCAAAGCTGCTAATGTATTAAAGTTAAGTACATCAACTTGCTAGAATTTTTACTGGGAGTTAATATTGAGTTAGatctaaaattttaaaaatataacacATTGTTTGAGGTATAATTTAAGCCTGTCAGCAGATGAAAAGATGAAGCAAGATTTTTGGGTGGAAGTGTTTGTGATCAAAATGATCCAATAAAGGAAGTAGAGATTTAACACAGAAAAGACTTGACTAGTTAATAATATGCATATGCTAATTGCAGTTATTAGCATAATGCTGTTCAATTTTAATAAAATGTTTAATGTTTTCTTGCATTAAATGTCAGTCAAATGTTAAAGCAAATTTATATTGCACTGTTTTGCTAGTTTTGTCGACAATTAACTTTGGAGTTAAATTCAGTTGAATGGTGAAGCCATTTTAGCTGCTGATGGGGGAATTGCTTTCTCTCTTCCATCATGCAAGTTTCCTACATGTTGTGCCTTTTCCTCAACGAACTTCAGGTAACACATATCTCCACAGTCCAATGAAACAAAGCTGTTTGTCTGTCAATAAGTCACATAAGCAATCCGCTTTAACGCTGATTTAAAATCAGCGtttgattttaaaataaatactttGTTGATTTAAAATAAATACTTTGTGCTTCAATGTATGCATTCCAGCTATGAAATTTTACCAAACTACTGATTTTCTAATAAATATGGCAGTATAGCTAATTTTCTTGAGTTAAAAAATAGGTATATAGAGAAGTAATTTTCTTACCTTCATATCAGCAGGGAACTTTTAATTTACAGAACTTCTGAACAGTAACATTCCACATTTTTATATGCAATTTTGAAATGAGAATTTTTGCACAGGAACCTTATGCCACAATCTACTAACAAGCCAAGGAATAGGCAGAGGTAGATGAGGAATTTCCTTTCATTCTTCCTCAAATAATTAACATTTGCATGTAAGTGTATGGGAGTTTTCAGTACTATTATGGTTGTTTTTGGAAAAAGGACAACTGTGTGTAATATCTACAACATATTTTTAAGAATACATTGCTTAACTCTATAATCTCCCCTTTGTTGATTGAGAACATTAATGACATAAAGGTCAATGATGCCTTAAAAAAACAAACCCTCCCATCAACAGTACAAGTTGAGGACCTTTTGTTTCTAAGGCTGAGTTCTTTAAACAATTAGTTCCTTTAGTGAAGGGAGCTGCTCTTAAATATACTTAGTTGACATAacttcctcttttttttaaaaaaaggttaaaAATAGTTTTGAAGGCAAAGCACCATTCTGAGGTAATCTATATTATTGGTAGATTCAGGTGAGGTTTAGCTCTACACCTATGCTTGTCTCTCTGGTAAGGAAGAACAAAATGTTTCTCTTAACTGTAGGAAGCATTAGCTGAAATTTAGTTGAAGTTTACTTCCATTGGTATGAGGTTGAAAGGAATGATTTTCTTCAAATTATATTAAAATGATATACTGTAAAATGTGATTTGATTTGAATAACTTTTTTTCCACTGGTAAAATAAAGCTGAATGTGCCTTGCTGCAAAAAGGATGGTATGTTTTTTCTTACCAGGTTAAAACCTGGAGAGGGTAACTAAAACTAGTTAGTAACCACTATTGTGTAATATTTGGTTATACTTATGATCTCTGAAGGTTAAATATCAGTCATGTATTAGATTTATTTTGTTGGTGACTGGATATATTAATTTTAAATCATTaattttattaaaattatttaatCCTGTTTTATTTGCTGAGTTTGTCAGTTTTATTCAACAGAAATTAACTGAATTAATAagcctggttcaggttctgtgtTAGTGTAATGTTATAGGCTTAAAAAAAGGACATTAAGTGCATTTTTCAGGTATATTATCTATCTTTGAGTATCATATTGAGATTTTAACCAACAAGTATAGCATAAGCCAAGGAAAATTAGAATCAATTTGGGTTCTTCCACCTTTAAAAGGCAGCTTTGATTAACTGTACAATTTGAGGGATtgttaaatttgttttttttttcttaagaGTTATATTTTTAAGCAACCAGAGAAGTCACTAAGTTACATAGTCTGCCATTTTCTTTGGCTCCATGTTCTCAGCAGCATATGAATGTACATTTTTATGACTGCTAGTTATCACTGTGCAGCAAAGTGAGTTTTTTATGATTGTGAAATTTTATAGATTATTAACATGGTCATCATCTCACTGATTGTTTTAATAAAGGAATGTGCAATAAAGTCACTTTTATAGATTTGTATCTGAGATTTATTTGAATGGAATCTGTGGATATCCTTAGTTGAATTAATAGCTGGCAACTGATTTTGAAACATGATTTTCAATTTCCATTGTTTGAATGCCAAAAGGCACACCAGCAGGAAATATTTTACTAAGAATCCAGTTTGCATTTGGAACTAATTTTTTATGATTTTAAAATAGTTTAATATAGACACAGCTCTATCACATGGAAATGGATTTTATTGGTCTGGCCTTCAGTTATGTGTATATGATTTTTCTTGGGCAGCAATAGCCCAGACTTTGAGGTACCTGTGCAGAAATCTTATGGTGTCCTCAATTCACAGTTTATAGAGGGATTGAAGAACTGCAGTGACTCCTGTCGTCACTGAGCAGCTTGGGTAGGTATTAGTTATCTTATGTTTTAATTATCTAAATAATTGTATTTTCAAATGACTAAAAGCTTTAAGTATTGTACTCTTTTAAGTTATAGTTTTTAATGGCTGTAGTTTCCTTTGAATGCCCCTAGAGAATTGTCTTTAACAATTTGCTTTACATCTAAAGTGATTTGGCTTATTCGTTTTACTTAGTTGGTTCAGATGCTCAGTGTTGTACAGGTACTACAACAAACAGTAGCTAATCACAGAGAGCCCTAACAGATTTACCCTGTATGTTTGCAAAGGGTAAGTTATTTCAGACAGCTACATCTTTTATGCAGCTGACAATCTATCTTCCATAAATATGTTCAACTTCTAAACAATACACAGTGATCTCTTTGATGTAAAAGCTCAGGACTTGATCCTGCTAGGCAGATCCCCCAATGAGAATTGTACTCTGTCATCACCCCATGCTCACACATGGTAGTTGTGGATGTGAATGCGCTGTCCCTGTGGCCCAAAGCATTGCAAAATTAAAAAGGCCTAAGAGGTAACATACTTTAGCCTTTGTCTACACACTGAGGCTGTGTCTACTGAAGAATACTCCTGGAAGGTCTAGAAGGCATCTCGCACCAAGCTTTGTCAACATTCTGAAGTTCATTCAAAATGGTTTTTAAATTATTCTGATCTTTGGAgataattaaaaacaaaattttaattaaaattaaCTAAACTAGTTGCTAAAATAATTGAAAATATTAACCTAAGCAGaacatttttttaaacttctcaatagaaagttcaaagtaaatttatcttcaaagtatatgtatgttaccatatagaactctgagcttcattttcttgtgggcaatcgcagtaaatgcaagaaaacattagaatcagtgaaagactgcacccaacaggatgggaaacaaacaatgtgcaacaaactgcaaatataaaaagagaaggagaaaaaagctaataatgaataaataaatatccaGAACAACAGATGGAAGagaccttgaaggtgagtccataggttgtgggaacagttcaatgactgggtcagtgaagttatcccctctggttcaagagcctgatggttgaggagtaataactacctggatctggtggtgtggtcctaaggctcctgtatcttcctgatggaagcagtgagaagagagcatgtcctgggtggtggtgatcctcaatgctgctttcctgcaacagcagttcatatagatgtgttcaatggtggggaggactatTTGAAGGACTGGACTATACACTctaccttttgtaggcttttctgtacaagggcattggtatttccataccaggccgtgatgcaaccagtcaccatactttccactatacatctagATGTTTGTtgagtttcagatgtcatgccaaatattTGCAAACTGCTAAGGAAATAGAAGTGCtattgtgctttcttcgtaattgcactcaTGTGCTTGGCCCAGGCAGGTCCTCTAAAATAACgtcgaggaatttaaaattgctgtccctttccacctctgatctcctgatgaggctgggtcatggacttctggtttcctcctcctgaagtcaattgtCATCGCCTTgatctttctgacattgagtaagagattgttgctATAGCACCAGTCAGCCagcttttcaatctccctcttatataATGATACGTCACCATATTTGATTCGGCCAATGGTGTTGTCGGCAAGCTTAAATATGGTATTGGGGCTGTGCTTATCCACACAGTCATAACTGTAAAGCGGTTAGAGCAGAGGGATaaccacacagccttgtggttcaCCTGTGAGATACTTTTGCCAGTCCAAACTAAGgtgtgcaagtgaggaaattaaggatccaTTTGAACACAGAGGTATTTAGGCCTAGGAtgtgaagcttattgattagttttgagagagATAGTATTGAATGTTGAGTTGTAGACAATGAAGACcatcctaatgtatgcatcttcactgtccagatgtacTGGGGTTGAGTGAAGCACTAGTGAAATGCCATCTGTTGTTGACTTGTGAGAGGAAGCAAATTGGAATGGATGCAAGTCGCTTCTCaggtaggagttgatatgttttatcaccaacccctcaaagcacttcaatACAGTGGATGCAAATGCTGctgaatgatagtcattgagacaggtatCCACAtttttcttgggcaccagtatcattgaagtctgcttgaagtaggtgggtacctcagactgccaaagtgagaggttaaagctGCCGGTGACACGGcagtcagttgatcagcacaggtctttaatacttgaccaggtaccccatctgggttggatgctttccatgggttcaccctcctgaaggatgcgcTTACGTCAGActtagagactgaaatcacagcgTCATCAGGGACTGTGTGAGTTTATGATGGTGCctctatgttttgatggtcaaaatgAGCATAAAAGTCTTTGAACTCATTTAAGAATGAACACTTGTCACCTTCGTCATTTGGTTTCACCTTGTAGTAGATGATAACATTCAAGCCTTGCCAAAGCTATTACCCATCCTTCAATTATTCCAATTTGGTCTAGAATTGCCACTATGCACGTGAGGTGGCTTccagagatcgtacctggacctcttgatTCTGACTTGATCACCAGACCTGAATACCACCAATCTGgttctcagcagattgcagatccagggcttctggttgggaagACGCTGAATGACTTTGTGGGGACATACTAGAAGACTAGAAtactacagcgcagtacaggcccttcagcccttgatgttgtgctgacccatatatcccttaaaaaaagtactaaacctacaCTACCCCAGGTACTGGcgatccaccctatctatgccaaagaatcttgtagacctctatcaagtcccctctcatccttctatgctccaaagagaaaagtcccagctctgctaaccttgcctcataaaacTTGttttccagtccaggcaacatcctggtaaatctctgcacactccccatagcttccacatccttcctataataaggtgaccagaactgaacacaatactctaagtgtggtctcaccagagatttgtagagttacaACATGACCTtactactcttgaactcaatccccctattaataaAGCTAAGcatcccatatgccttcttaactatcctaccaacctgtgcagcgaccttgagggatgtatggatttgaaccccaaggtccctctgttcatccacactcttaagtaactgaccattaatcctgtactcaaccttctggtttgtccttccaaaatgcatcacctcacacttatctggattgaactccatctgccacttttctaccCAACTctacatcctgtctatatcctcttgtaaccttcaacaaccaacagctccatccacaactcctccaatcttcatgtcatccgcaaacttactcccCCATCCTTCCgtctcttcatccaggtcatttataaaaatcacaaagagcagaggtc containing:
- the mfsd6l gene encoding major facilitator superfamily domain-containing protein 6-like, whose translation is MKRNKQWNISKALALASSYHFLYCAAKGCIIPFLTIYLRQLGLSAPFVGIVIGTKFFISLICTPFWSYCAGRYNKRRMLVFCSLISSIGISFLFTLIPPVNKEIQYKYCNTSMYTKNNWNQNIAEDKSHMGDFANTMLPGTVNIVVTSHPRSELHNIHSTEMKMKLHLLTTVELPIRNSTKQPSENITTSEISIQPSEEVGSANNIDHLQAKQTLPLKGSSYKRTVEKTTKQFPLLKDNKEENGSLDVHLSTPNIPLVKRDVTLKTSSEDGNKNQQLNFAPNSNFKILDNWQQTLVLILLAVSLWEVLASALDWVTDDGLYDYLDFVDAVDRYGRQWVWGYLGTAGAAFSIGILVDRLDCLLNTHTSRNAVHFYAYAAVLLLALIVGVLHPVHTAKKNDAVNQTFKGLHLLGSDGRAILYAVTVLITGAIGSTINNFLFWQMQDKGSSEAYMGTAVAIGFLAEFSFFHFKDKMLNILSFSGTMGFALICLAAQLLYYSFLWSSWAVLPVQVLNAFSNSALWLAVLSQSSDIATPGTERTLHKIYHWISFGLGACSGSFCSGFIVNSFGIERLFQACSVTAIVWAVFFLIIQSKIPRQKRLNYSRLLADTSDLSDSDDEQNNDWLVKALKNDNFLMK